The following are encoded together in the Ooceraea biroi isolate clonal line C1 chromosome 2, Obir_v5.4, whole genome shotgun sequence genome:
- the LOC105280086 gene encoding centrosome-associated protein 350 isoform X4: protein MKNSSEKEEPDDKKGYIFFSDPNVIVKRAEASAIRAQIAQDSEIQQQSTNLQVSTLGIKSLENLLSYHPVQPYPFTFISAVKQKLALGDCTETGARAHDSNSPRKNNLASSVLRANSTQTLYQIVQKMDLVRPLKVPDLKISPKTLDFSGRENSKELPSTKSEIAAKEFALDRPDKASRTGERVQRKLDFSSSDASIINCESIEPLKAPNVSIAFNLNKKKEHVRDSSREKENRSKRMKKDESLGTKREESAQDQVKRSRSPRHVSRKDAIDTSNITRLPLSKNDRLPFHATKSNDSLSAKSKVKSFVTSTAKKDNDKKQKSLNAQSVELSRDNPLSKGRIPGNELSAFRPWKAVDKVTLKDNNSVGILSSNSENKSKDICHSRQRPEVEDSKYKSDLDNRQSKQDKSNTIHKEQAKRVSDKSKAANKVDGKLHSVNSEPSEDIGSVSESNSSKNRASAYPASSVQQTKSNDSETITESKENVNLTRSTKTSENFRYTEHSVTQSASTSIKKDEESYSQSIITTKETTANDDSNDADTVLPDALFDPRRISFRDAYSQEEFPNLITPEKMNLVLRSKRRRYLIQSSDSEVDARCPKYKSVVKQEKEQEEVQLMHPTALHMQFQAELHLYDSFNESLRQVMDVEKLLYDTNKREQESPQKEDVKDEELEEAAQVEEDRAAAVVNDEAVEKTWNPFDYTKRDINEAWKSNDDAHFTRDHYIPNQENIDESSNNRAKPVKTLVKVAEVQTQTVNDMATQTDTLADKRNVQKDRFLEIRGNLYERSFPGENEVPQLSLDSAEQFEDLDQIEEISLPSKIRTMSEISLHETTSSIKTETGTEISISTRDVTCSFNKYLDLEIAELIKDENQRCNKIEMLFKSREKTLNDKTKKLVKLEEQKRALKDTGQDSRSVKKKQRALLLKLQQEKDEMYRLKQLYEITSQERKLMLQKQRDMFNPQMSTKNILTKLKRSADSQSPRRLSGPMKGYDIRSNSSMSSLIDSDKSQHDRSQVDTRLHASESDINSSKLDLLKADKFVSLEESNVSATRFDDLAEKSQKRYELKSRRYEDKMPRADILRQKQNQLEIESKRIHGHPMKIKRLLENQGPIEVSQPSRPELDASMPDYVKSESDTLVEELSKRSRTSQVAIPTVILSKEALASDLVAANNEAVEEEINTNVSDAISKTTKSSQVSEDLLQASTNKGSKKVDKSVTSDKDMPRKLQHSAELKTSSKRKSSKYQRTKSSSSTLMENILRSKSSSHMPEELIKHHDKRTRIENELLQLDNKESSLLGELDLDESENSLQALVRRSKAVKDKNSKLLSEIINESKENVSDQNKRLEIDENWPRNEQGTQNVSQISFAVSHHSSGESEKNFSKSIVVRSQERDFKTSKNLKQVLTAREAALTSRKNCVEEWMAWHTRLRAEEDRVTCMEKAAFKLIAASNVLSQQDTTVSSDTSDVEGRIELLTEKLAERRIEMARLKKEAKKQAKKQLRALEANLLNQIKRYDTTIHEMRKKLESKRAIKETDKLAIEPKSLADFKVPEIPLKRIQDIYKSSDLLRSRSEPDLLLTRSQLDLLKIATPITYDKHERDFTRKATKSADIKSTSATELKDTTDNRSAHTVFDEYTSEVYDNFRTTTSISSASNDPRSERYVSSTERQLDASTAVGMKQRNASLDAQTSLGTVRSELEAQTVSDARFEEHSTINTESADDKSITDNQTRTKTPVTQSEIQEMGNLRSIPSKSDYVTESAHIPTVATDSNILTYSKKLDFLQLNNKNLSEDISSIENDIKALSEIMSRLSNESNEKSKENKDEISTSRDISEIISKTIFSDKVTNTADEEKQTISSERESNLESRSRSSSESSRDKYISDRINNEISMIIPEEVPALSNLSTHEIDYEAKSKEIMNQIEKSIISEHVKMACDDYNAISVLENENEKLLSDMVSELDVKSISEILSKVSESRKSFDLATNSATQMVDSSKKDISEQSEILNETKLEREDQTNRMHLSKISKYSSVKSMHSPIIAGHRSKGSYETDLQGDPRSARSINSSETSRASSEDLKSSEHIPEELEIETSIVDDSKILTDFSKNIQATNNTINSIIASNVDQNRSISAGNISQDKDDWTTSDSFEVPQDEISTEERDTELESTKSHLDHTLYNFSEQNVSHVDDTIDRQAESNLAGVVDISVFIPKGESTNVDATFNNASSGSHVMKSNNELDDILDIIAKENQEAKISSNKSESIDDAISDSVAELLNKVEDILQNTGEGADDLKGILCDNVIDINDSRIELISDASMLNDKVQNEMNLEVMGESNMVSVNTCNDDNEANNCEGIIDVSQAIGETNEKPAIDISLHVEIEEDPREVVSEAQEIIITEVDSDSVEDHALSELEVDANVELVEEEESVSSGANQDKDYYATEENEDTAPVEVKECLEPILEQDSSDGEQLDNLVEVAESGLDTVEKLVPFQDSSESVIDEVISVQTEEAERETADDTAVKRSDEIAVIDTEIHNINKTFDILKDPEYEDISEESLEVSEILDKHDGSRAGTANKSTNLPDTYRATQKSEEVLRILDEISQKSTSDSTSNSQKDKKDTPSAQSVTEEISELLGVEVSAGDDGSSQSNRLTKDKTEEESYDGDESRARLLERIEAQKRSIETNDDAGLSEEKSTVPLRSDEHDAEDKPSQILYELRERVSQLQEQNGSSESSEAGDTPRGVSEIEMDSPRDFNDSRLDIDILDDDLLSGTKTTSQSVDVKSNFHSTSIVATSEKDIEAMIDKLKDK, encoded by the exons atgaagaaCAGCAGTGAGAAGGAAGAGCCTGATGATAAAAAAGGATACATCTTCTTCTCAGATCCAAATGTTATTGTTAAACGCGCCGAAGCTTCTGCTATT AGAGCACAGATCGCACAAGATTCCGAGATCCAACAGCAGTCAACCAACTTACAAGTTTCCACACTTGGCATTAAAAGCTTAGAAAATTTACTGTCTTATCATCCTGTACAGCCATATCCTTTCACATTTATCAGTGCAGTAAAGCAGAAGCTCGCTTTAGGAGATTGCACCGAGACTGGCGCAAGGGCACATGATTCAAATTCTCCACGAAAAAACAATTTGGCCTCTTCAGTATTAAGAGCGAATAGTACGCAGACTTTGTATCAAATTGTACAAAAGATGGATCTTGTCAGGCCACTGAAAGTACCAGACTTGAAAATTTCCCCGAAAACGTTGGATTTCTCTGGCAGGGAGAACTCCAAGGAGCTGCCTTCAACAAAATCTGAGATAGCTGCGAAGGAATTTGCACTCGATAGGCCCGATAAAGCGTCAAGAACTGGTGAAAGAGTACAGAGAAAATTAGACTTTTCCTCCTCGGATgcatcaattattaattgtgaAAGTATAGAGCCACTGAAAGCGCCGAATGTGTCCATAGCGTTTAATctgaataaaaagaaggagCATGTTAGAGACAGTTCCAGGGAGAAGGAAAACAGGTCTAAGAGGATGAAAAAGGATGAATCTCTGGGGACAAAGAGGGAGGAGTCTGCGCAGGACCAAGTAAAGCGTAGTCGAAGCCCAAGACACGTTTCCAGGAAGGATGCAATCGATACGAGTAACATAACGAGATTGCCATTATCAAAAAATGACAGATTACCGTTTCACgctacaaaaagtaatgattcCTTGTCGGCAAAATCGAAGGTAAAGAGTTTCGTGACGTCTACTGCGAAGAAAGATAACGACAAGAAACAGAAATCGCTTAACGCGCAGTCTGTGGAGTTATCGAGAGACAATCCTTTATCGAAAGGTCGGATACCCGGCAACGAGTTGTCGGCCTTTCGACCTTGGAAAGCGGTGGACAAGGTTACGCTGAAGGATAACAATAGCGTCGGCATTTTATCTAGCAATAGCGAAAATAAATCTAAAGACATTTGTCACTCGAGGCAAAGACCCGAGGTGGAAGACTCAAAATATAAGTCCGATTTAGATAATAGGCAGTCAAAGCAAGACAAATCAAACACTATTCATAAGGAGCAAGCGAAGAGGGTGTCTGACAAGAGTAAAGCTGCAAATAAAGTCGACGGGAAACTGCACAGCGTGAATTCGGAGCCGTCAGAGGACATCGGGTCCGTGTCTGAAAGTAACAGCTCGAAAAATCGTGCCAGTGCGTATCCCGCGAGTTCTGTACAGCAAACGAAGAGCAACGATTCTGAAACGATTACGGAAAGCAAGGAGAACGTTAACTTGACCAGGTCGACTAAAACTTCCGAGAATTTTAGATACACAGAACATTCCGTGACGCAGTCTGCAAGTACAAGCATCAAAAAAGACGAAGAATCGTATTCGCAAAGTATTATTACGACTAAGGAGACAACTGCTAATGATGATTCAAACGATGCCGATACAGTGCTGCCAGACGCGTTATTCGATCCCAGAAGGATCTCTTTCAGAGATGCCTATTCTCAAGAGGAATTTCCTAATTTAATCACGCCGGAAAAAATGAATCTTGTGCTGAGGTCTAAGCGAAGAAGATACTTGATACAGAGCAGCGATTCGGAAGTGGATGCGAGGTGCCCGAAATACAAATCGGTGGTAAAACAGGAGAAAGAGCAAGAAGAAGTGCAATTG ATGCACCCAACAGCTTTACATATGCAATTTCAGGCAGAACTGCATCTTTACGATTCTTTCAACGAGTCCCTCAGGCAAGTGATGGACGTCGAAAAGCTTCTGTACGATACGAATAAACGCGAGCAGGAGAGCCCGCAGAAAGAGGATGTGAAAGATGAAGAACTGGAGGAGGCCGCGCAAGTCGAGGAAGATCGTGCAGCTGCGGTAGTTAATGACGAAGCTGTTGAAAAAA CATGGAATCCATTTGATTATACAAAAAGGGATATTAACGAGGCTTGGAAGTCAAACGATGATGCGCATTTTACCAGGGATCATTACATTCCGAATCAAGAAAACATTGACGAGTCGAGCAATAATCGGGCAAAGCCCGTTAAGACGCTGGTGAAAGTCGCAGAAGTACAAACTCAAACGGTGAATGATATGGCGACTCAAACGGATACACTTGCGGACAAACGAAACGTGCAGAAAGATCGATTTCTGGAAATCCGTGGAAATCTGTACGAGCGATCATTTCCGGGGGAGAACGAAGTTCCCCAGCTGTCGTTAGATTCGGCTGAACAGTTCGAGGATCTCGATCAAATAGAAGAGATATCGCTGCCCAGCAAAATAAGGACCATGTCGGAGATTAGTTTGCACGAGACTACCTCGTCGATTAAGACGGAAACTGGAACGGAAATCAGTATTTCGACTCGAGACGTAACATGCTCATTTAACAAGTATTTGGATCTAGAG aTAGCGGAACTCATAAAAGATGAGAATCAAAGATGTAACAAAATCGAGATGTTGTTCAAGTCTCGGGAAAAAACATTGAACGATAAAACTAAGAAGCTAGTGAAGCTGGAGGAACAGAAACGCGCATTGAAGGATACAGGACAAGATAGTCGATccgtaaaaaagaaacagagagcTTTACTTTTGAAATTGCAACAAGAGAAGGATGAAATGTACAG GTTGAAACAATTGTACGAAATTACGAGTCAGGAACGAAAGCTCATGTTGCAAAAGCAGAGGGACATGTTTAATCCACAAATGTCAACGAAGAATATCTTGACAAAGTTAAAAAGAAGTGCCGATAGTCAATCGCCGAGAAGATTATCGGGTCCCATGAAAGGTTACGATATCCGCAGCAACAGCTCCATGAGCTCGCTAATCGATTCGGATAAATCTCAGCACGATCGATCTCAAGTAGACACGCGTCTGCATGCATCCGAGAGCGACATAAACTCGTCCAAACTGGACCTGTTGAAGGCCGACAAATTTGTGAGTTTGGAAGAATCCAATGTATCCGCGACGAGGTTTGACGATCTGGCTGAAAAGTCACAGAAGAGGTACGAGCTGAAATCTCGAAGATACGAAGACAAAATGCCCCGAGCTGACATTCTGCGGCAAAAGCAAAACCAACTCGAGATAGAATCGAAACGCATCCACGGCCATCCCATGAAGATAAAACGATTATTAGAGAATCAGGGTCCGATCGAGGTGTCACAGCCATCGAGACCGGAATTGGACGCGTCGATGCCTGATTACGTGAAATCTGAATCCGACACGTTGGTGGAGGAATTGTCCAAGAGATCCAGGACATCTCAAGTAGCGATTCCTACCGTGATACTTTCAAAGGAGGCGTTAGCTTCCGATCTCGTGGCTGCCAACAACGAAGCTGTCGAAGAAGAGATAAACACGAACGTTTCGGATGCTATTTCGAAAACGACAAAATCGTCGCAGGTCTCTGAAGACCTACTGCAGGCGAGTACGAATAAAGGTTCTAAAAAAGTTGACAAATCCGTTACGAGCGATAAGGACATGCCTAGAAAATTGCAACACAGTGCCGAGTTGAAGACGAGCTCCAAGCGTAAAAGTTCCAAATACCAGAGAACGAAATCGTCCTCTAGCACATTGATGGAAAATATATTGCGGTCAAAATCAAGTTCTCACATGCCGGAAGAGCTTATTAAGCATCACGATAAGCGGACGAGGATAGAGAACGAATTGCTTCAGCTGGACaataaagaaagttcgctgtTGGGCGAATTGGACCTTGATGAAAGCGAAAATTCGCTCCAGGCACTTGTCCGGCGTTCAAAAGCTGTGAAGGATAAGAATTCGAAATTGTTgagtgaaataataaacgaGAGCAAGGAAAACGTATCCGATCAGAACAAGAGGCTCGAGATTGATGAAAACTGGCCAAGGAACGAGCAGGGCACTCAGAATGTATCTCAAATCAGTTTCGCCGTTTCTCACCACAGTTCcggagaaagcgagaaaaactTTTCGAAATCTATAGTCGTCAGATCGCAAGAGAGAGATTTCAAGACGTCTAAGAACCTTAAGCA AGTTTTAACCGCGCGCGAAGCTGCACTCACATCGCGGAAGAACTGCGTCGAGGAGTGGATGGCGTGGCACACAAGGTTAAGAGCGGAGGAGGATCGTGTCACTTGTATGGAGAAGGCGGCGTTTAAACTTATTGCAGCATCTAACGTCTTGTCTCAGCAAG ATACCACCGTCTCGTCGGATACGAGCGATGTTGAAGGCAGGATAGAGCTTCTCACTGAGAAATTAGCGGAACGACGCATCGAAATGGCGCGCCTGAAGAAAGAAGCGAAGAAGCAAGCGAAGAAGCAGTTACGCGCTCTGGAGGCAAACCTTTTGAATCAAATTAAG AGGTACGACACGACCATCCACGAGATGCGCAAGAAGCTGGAATCAAAGAGAGCCATCAAAGAAACTGATAAGCTAGCTATAGAGCCAAAGTCGTTGGCTGACTTCAAAGTACCTGAGATACCGCTTAAGAGAATACAAGACATCTACAAGAGCAGCGATTTACTGAGATCCAGATCAGAGCCCGATCTTCTGTTGACGAGGAGTCAGTTGGACCTGCTGAAGATTGCAACTCCCATAACGTACGACAAACACGAGAGAGACTTTACTAGAAAAGCTACAAAATCCGCGGACATCAAAAGTACAAGCGCTACGGAGTTAAAGGATACAACAGACAATCGTAGTGCCCACACCGTCTTCGACGAGTACACGTCGGAAGTGTATGATAATTTTCGAACGACGACTTCGATATCATCGGCTTCGAATGATCCGCGTTCGGAAAGGTATGTTTCCTCTACAGAAAGGCAGCTCGATGCCTCCACCGCCGTCGGGATGAAACAGAGAAACGCATCACTCGACGCTCAAACGAGTCTCGGTACGGTGAGGTCGGAATTGGAGGCGCAAACGGTATCGGATGCGAGATTTGAAGAGCACAGTACCATCAACACGGAATCGGCGGACGACAAATCGATCACAGATAATCAGACTCGAACAAAAACTCCGGTCACACAATCCGAGATTCAGGAGATGGGCAATTTAAGGTCTATTCCGAGTAAATCCGATTATGTCACGGAAAGCGCGCATATTCCGACAGTTGCGACAGATTCTAATATACTCACCTATTCGAAGAAATTAGATTTCTTGcagttaaataataagaaCCTGAGCGAAGACATCAGCTCCATCGAAAACGACATCAAAGCGCTATCAGAAATAATGTCACGCTTGAGTAATGAGTCGAATGAAAAgtctaaagaaaataaagacgAAATAAGTACGTCACGAGATATATCAGAGATAATATCTAAAACAATTTTCAGTGACAAGGTCACTAATACCGCGGATGAAGAAAAACAAACAATATCAtccgagagagaaagtaaCCTGGAATCGAGATCAAGATCATCCAGTGAATCGAGCCGTGATAAATACATATCAGACAGAATAAATAATGAGATATCGATGATAATCCCGGAAGAAGTGCCTGCTCTCTCGAATTTGTCGACTCATGAGATTGATTATGAAGCAAAAAGCAAAGAGATCATGAATCAAATAGAGAAATCCATAATATCAGAACACGTTAAAATGGCATGTGATGATTATAACGCAATTTCAGTGTTGGAAAatgaaaacgaaaaattgttaAGCGACATGGTCTCGGAGCTCGACGTAAAATCCATTTCCGAGATTCTTTCCAAAGTATCGGAAAGCAGAAAGAGTTTCGATCTTGCAACGAATTCCGCAACACAAATGGTCGATAGCTCAAAGAAAGATATAAGCGAACAGAGcgaaattttaaatgaaacaaaGTTAGAGAGGGAAGATCAAACGAATAGAATGCATTTgtcaaaaatttcaaaatattctagCGTTAAATCAATGCATTCTCCCATCATCGCTGGTCACCGTTCAAAGGGAAGCTACGAAACAGATTTGCAAGGCGATCCGCGGAGTGCACGTAGCATAAATTCAAGCGAAACTTCACGCGCTAGCAGTGAAGATTTAAAATCGTCTGAACATATTCCCGAGGAGTTAGAAATCGAAACTAGCATCGTTGATGATTCAAAGATATTGACTGACTTCAGTAAAAATATTCAGGCAACGAATAATAccataaattcaataatcgcATCTAATGTCGATCAGAATCGTTCGATCAGCGCAGGAAATATCTCTCAGGACAAGGACGATTGGACAACGTCCGATTCATTCGAAGTCCCGCAAGATGAAATCAGTACTGAAGAGCGAGATACAGAATTGGAGAGTACGAAATCGCACCTGGATCATAccttatataatttctcagAACAAAACGTATCGCACGTCGATGATACAATCGATCGACAAGCTGAAAGCAATTTAGCAGGTGTCGTAGATATATCTGTATTTATTCCAAAAGGAGAATCCACTAACGTTGATGCAACGTTTAATAACGCATCATCCGGATCTCACGTGATGAAAAGCAACAACGAACTCGATGACATATTGGATATAATTGCTAAAGAAAATCAAGAAGCGAAAATATCTAGCAACAAAAGTGAAAGCATTGATGATGCGATTTCCGATTCCGTGGCCGAGTTGCTGAATAAAGTCGAGGATATTCTGCAAAATACAGGGGAAGGCGCGGATGATCTTAAGGGAATCTTATGTGATAATGTTATAGATATTAATGATAGtcgaattgaattaatttcggaTGCCTCGATGTTAAATGACAAAGTGCAAAATGAAATGAATTTGGAAGTTATGGGTGAGAGCAACATGGTCTCTGTGAATACCTGTAATGACGACAATGAAGCTAATAATTGCGAGGGAATAATAGATGTGTCACAAGCGATCGGTGAAACCAATGAGAAACCTGCCATAGACATAAGCTTGCACGTGGAAATCGAAGAGGATCCACGCGAAGTAGTATCAGAGGCacaagaaattataataactgaaGTGGATTCGGATAGCgtagaagatcatgctttatCGGAACTCGAAGTTGACGCTAACGTTGAATTAGTTGAAGAGGAGGAGTCCGTCTCAAGTGGCGCGAATCAAGACAAGGATTATTACGCTACAGAAGAAAACGAAGATACTGCACCCGTGgaagtaaaagaatgtttgGAACCGATCTTGGAACAGGACAGTTCGGATGGCGAGCAACTGGACAATTTAGTGGAAGTTGCCGAAAGTGGGTTGGATACCGTAGAAAAACTCGTACCATTTCAAGATTCTTCTGAATCGGTAATCGACGAGGTGATCTCTGTGCAGACAGAAGAAGCTGAGAGAGAAACTGCGGATGATACTGCAGTTAAAAGAAGCGACGAAATTGCGGTGATAGATACAGAAATTCACAACATCAACAAGACTTTCGACATACTAAAGGATCCAGAGTACGAAGACATTTCCGAGGAGAGTCTTGAGGTATCCGAAATCTTGGATAAACACGACGGTTCGAGAGCTGGCACCGCAAATAAATCCACCAACTTACCGGACACGTATCGAGCTACACAAAAATCAGAGGAGGTGCTGAGGATACTGGACGAAATTTCGCAGAAGTCAACATCCGACTCCACGAGCAACTCGCAGAAGGACAAGAAAGATACACCAAGCGCGCAGAGCGTTACGGAGGAGATCAGCGAACTTCTGGGTGTGGAAGTCTCCGCGGGAGACGATGGTTCATCACAATCGAATAGGCTAACGAAAGACAAGACAGAGGAAGAATCTTACGACGGTGACGAATCACGGGCTCGACTCTTGGAAAGAATAGAAGCGCAGAAGCGATCAATAGAGACGAACGATGATGCGGGCTTGTCCGAAGAGAAAAGCACGGTTCCTTTGCGATCAGACGAGCACGATGCGGAGGATAAACCGTCTCAAATCCTGTATGAGCTACGCGAGAGAGTATCGCAGCTGCAGGAGCAGAATGGCTCGTCCGAATCTAGTGAAGCCGGTGATACCCCGAGGGGTGTATCAGAGATCGAGATGGACTCGCCGAGGGATTTCAATGACTCCAGACTGGACATTGATATTCTGGACGATGATCTGTTGAGCGGTACTAAAACGACGAGTCAGAGCGTCGACGTGAAGAGCAATTTCCACTCCACGTCTATCGTTGCTACCTCCGAGAAGGACATCGAGGCGATGATCGATAAGCTAAAAG ACAAATAG